CAGTTATCATTCGATACTGATCGTTGTGGAGTCGTTAGCTCGCGGTCTCGCTCGTGGATTGCTCGGTTGCCAAGGCGGTCGTGACCGCGTCCTGTGCGGTCACCGACGACTGGTTCGCGGCGTCTTCGCTCGTCGAGTTGTCGACGTCCTCGTAGGTCCGGATCCACGTCGTCTCCCAGGACCCGTCGACGGACTCGTTCCGAAGCGGCTGGTCGTACCGTTCGACGTTGTCGGGGATCACGCTCTCGTCGATCTCCGAATCGTCGATCGGGATGTCTGCGAGCATGAGCTTCTTCGTCATCGGGTTCATCTCGTACCCGAGACGCTGCTGCGTGCGGTTGTAGTAGACCGCTTCGTCCGGCGCACCGGCGGCCGCCCAGTCCTTGGGCTGTCGCGGCAGGTGCGGCCGCTTGTGCGCGTTCATAAATCCGGCGACGTCCTGGACGTCTTCCCAGTCGGAGAACGTGTGCGCTGCGCCGTAGGGCATCGCCTCGCGGGTGAAGCCGGCGGACGTGTAGACGCGACCCATTCCGGCCCCGTCGTTGAACGAGTCCGCACCCCAAAGCGGTGGGTACTGGCCCTCGATCCCCTGCCCGTCTGCACCGTGACAGGAGGCGCAGTTCTCAAGGTACAGTTCGGCCCCGCGGACCGGGTTGATCTCCGAGACCGGGACTTTCTCGTCGCCCTCGGGCTTTTCGATGTGCCGCCAGTAGGGGACCGTCTCGCTCGGCGTTCCCTTGTTCAGCCAGACCATGTACGACTCCATCGCTTGGATCTCGCGGCTGTCGTACGCGGGGACGCCCTCTTCGGACCCCGGTGAGTTCATACTCCGGAGGAAACAGCCCATAATCCGCTGGCGCATATCCCGCATCCGCTGGGTTCGGCCGGTCCACTCCGGATAGCCGGCCGCGGTCCCGACGAGCGGGATCATATCGATGTCCTGCCCGACCATACCGGTCGTCGTGGGGAGATCGCCCCCGCCGTGGCAGTTCGCACACGAGAGGTCGTTTCCGACGTGTTCGGGCATCTCGTTGGACGTGTTCGCGAAGATCGCACGTCCCTCACGGATAAGCTCCCGCCGGTTTTCGTTCTCCGGGAGCGTCGAGTTGTTCATCTTCTTGGGAACGAAATTCACCTCCTCGCCGGCGGTCGCGTTCTTGTACTGGAACTCCTGTTCGCGCAGGTCTTCGCTGTACCACTTGCTGCCGTTCCACGTGCCAGGGAGGTCACGAACCTCGCCACCGCCAGCGCTGGCTGCCGGCGCGTCCCCCGGGCCACCGAGGAACGCGACCGCGCCGTTGATGGCGAATACGACGACGATCGCCGCGAAGACCGTCCCGAAGACGAGCAGGACGGGTTTGAGTAAGAGCGTCGAGTCGCTCTTACTCATGTAGTTGCCCACCTAGCAGTTAGATAGTCTATCATTTCATATCTCCCTCTACGGTATCGTGTTTCCGAATGAAAAATAGATAGATAATAAAGCTTCTCTTCTACACAACTGCTGCGGGTCAGTTTTTGTTTTCGATAGACAGCACTCACTAAATATTGTTTTATTGATTCATTTTTGCACTCGACCACTGGATCGACGACGGTAGGTTTTACTGTCACAGTCTAATAGCCGGGACTATCGATGAATCCACGAAAGGCGATGACGATCGCCTTCTTCGCCGCACTGCTCGGAATCGGGTACGTCTCGATGAACGCGGCGCCCGTTCTCTCCGGAGAAGGATACTCCTACCACGGAGAGACGCGATGGCAGACCGATTACGCCGACGCCGTCGAAACAGCCGCCGCCGAAGACGAGCCGGTCGTGATCTACTTCTGGACGACCTGGTGTACCTACTGTGAGGACTACAATCAGAACCACTACAGCGACCCGGCGGTGCGATCGGAACTCGACGAGTTCACGAAGGTAGCGGTGAACTTGGACAGCGACGCCGAGGCCGACGCGCGACTGCAGCAGCGGTACAACGTCAACTACCCGCCGCAGCACGTCGTCGTGACGCCCGAGGGCGACGTGCTCACGCGGATCCCCGGCTACGCCTCACCCGAGGATTTCCTCACGTACCTGGAGACGGCCAGAGAACGCTACCAGTCCGGCACGACAACCGATAACGGGTCGGCGACAGCCGCCGCCGGACCGACATCGACGCCCAGAACCGAATCGGAGCCGACCACGGAGGTCGCACAGTGAACCCCGGGACGATCCTGCTGGCGCTCGCGTTCCTCGCCGGACTGTCGAGTACGGGCCTTCTCACGCGGGCGTACCTCCTCGACGACGACCGGTACCTCTCGTACGTCCCAAAACTGACCGCGGGAACGGCGGTCCTCCTGGTCGCGGCGCTGTCGCATCTCACCTACCAGTTCGTGCGTCTCGACTACTCGAACGCGTACGTGTGGGAGAACACCGCCGCGTACCTCTCGGTGCTCTACCGCGTGACGGGCGTGTACGCGGCCAACGAGGGATCGGTGCTCCTGTGGGCCTCGATCGTCGCCGTCGTCGCGCTGGTCGCCGGCGTGACGCGGGGCTTCCCGACGCGACGCGGAAAACTCGTCCACGCGCTCACCGTCGGCGTCGTGACGTACTTCTCGGCGATGCTGTTGCTGCAGAGCCCGTTCGCCTCGGTCCGAACGGCGTTCCCCAACGCGCCTCCGGGGTTCACGCCGACGAGCGGCCAAGGACTGAACCCACTCCTCGTCGATCCGTATATGGCGATCCACCCGCCGGTGATGTTCATCTCCTACGCGCTGCTGACGATGCCGTTCGCCATCGGGGCCGCACACTTCATCGCGCTGTTCCGCGGCGACGACGGACTCTTCTCGGCGTGGGTCGGCAGCGTGATCCGCTGGCTCCGACTCGGATGGCTGTTTCTCACCGCCGCCGTCGCGCTGGGCGGACTCTGGTCGTACACGGTACTCGGCTGGGGCGGGATCTGGGCGTGGGACCCCGTCGAGACGGCCATCCTGGTCCCGTGGCTGTTCCTGACGGCGACGTTGCACGCGGTCACGAACTACCGACCGGGCGGACGGTACCGGATCCTCGCGCCCGCGATGACCGCCAGCGTGTTCGCGCTGGCCGTGTACACGACGTCGGTGGTCCGCAGCGGCGTCTTCCGAAGCATCCACTCGTTCGCCGACGGCGGGATCGGCGCGTCGTTCCTCGTGTTGATGGGCGTGACAACTCTCCTCGGCGTCGTGCTGCCGCTCGCCTACTGGATGGTGACCGAGGAGAACAGCGGCGGCACTGTCGCTCCCGAATCGACCGAAGGGGGCCGTCTCGACGCGTGGGTCACCCGATCGAACCTGCTGCATCTCGCCGTCCTCCTCTTCGGACTGCTCACCTTCGTTTCGCTGTGGGGGCTCTCGTTCCCGCTGCTCCGGAGCGCGATGACGGGCCTCGAGGTGTCGGTCGAATCGCGCTACTACAACCTGTGGAGTTTCCCGCTCGTCCTCGCGGTGTTGCTCCTCCTCGGTTTCTATATGGACTACGACCGGGAGGGCCTCCGACGGAGCCTCGCCGGACTCGCGGTGTTCGGCCTCGCGACGCTCGTCGGTGCCGCTGTCGCGCCGTCGGAAACCTGGCGGTTGGCGTCCGCGCGCCCAGGGGACGCGTTCATCTATCAGGTCATCGGCAACGCGAGCGCGCTCTCGGTGCTGCCACCCGTGGCGTACGCGATTCTCGGGACAGTCAAACGAACGGGGCAGCGGATCGCCGCGACGACGAGCCGTGATGCAAAACTGAAAGAGACCGGAATCACGCTGATTCACGTCGGCGCCGCGCTGCTCGTGCTCTCGCTACCGTTTATGTATCTCTTCGCCGGACAGGCGTCGGTGATGGCGACCGGGGTCGCGGCCGGCGCGGTCGACACGTCCCAACGCGACGTCGGGACGTCTTCGTACGACGTCCGCGTGCTCGGGTACGAGCGGACCGAGTTCCCGACCGACCCCGAACCGGGGACGTACGCGCTCTCCTCCTCGCAGGTTCTCACACGCGGACAGTCGCTGAATACGTCGGTACAGACCGTTCACGGGACGGTGACCGCGATACGCGAGGGGCCACAGGCGACGGTGGTGCAACTGGACGACTCCCAGGTGTGGATCGGCGTCGCGGGCAACGGAACGGTGGGTCTCGAAACCGGCCAATCGG
This portion of the Halobellus litoreus genome encodes:
- a CDS encoding c-type cytochrome — encoded protein: MSKSDSTLLLKPVLLVFGTVFAAIVVVFAINGAVAFLGGPGDAPAASAGGGEVRDLPGTWNGSKWYSEDLREQEFQYKNATAGEEVNFVPKKMNNSTLPENENRRELIREGRAIFANTSNEMPEHVGNDLSCANCHGGGDLPTTTGMVGQDIDMIPLVGTAAGYPEWTGRTQRMRDMRQRIMGCFLRSMNSPGSEEGVPAYDSREIQAMESYMVWLNKGTPSETVPYWRHIEKPEGDEKVPVSEINPVRGAELYLENCASCHGADGQGIEGQYPPLWGADSFNDGAGMGRVYTSAGFTREAMPYGAAHTFSDWEDVQDVAGFMNAHKRPHLPRQPKDWAAAGAPDEAVYYNRTQQRLGYEMNPMTKKLMLADIPIDDSEIDESVIPDNVERYDQPLRNESVDGSWETTWIRTYEDVDNSTSEDAANQSSVTAQDAVTTALATEQSTSETAS
- a CDS encoding thioredoxin family protein — protein: MNPRKAMTIAFFAALLGIGYVSMNAAPVLSGEGYSYHGETRWQTDYADAVETAAAEDEPVVIYFWTTWCTYCEDYNQNHYSDPAVRSELDEFTKVAVNLDSDAEADARLQQRYNVNYPPQHVVVTPEGDVLTRIPGYASPEDFLTYLETARERYQSGTTTDNGSATAAAGPTSTPRTESEPTTEVAQ
- the ccsA gene encoding cytochrome c biogenesis protein CcsA, which translates into the protein MNPGTILLALAFLAGLSSTGLLTRAYLLDDDRYLSYVPKLTAGTAVLLVAALSHLTYQFVRLDYSNAYVWENTAAYLSVLYRVTGVYAANEGSVLLWASIVAVVALVAGVTRGFPTRRGKLVHALTVGVVTYFSAMLLLQSPFASVRTAFPNAPPGFTPTSGQGLNPLLVDPYMAIHPPVMFISYALLTMPFAIGAAHFIALFRGDDGLFSAWVGSVIRWLRLGWLFLTAAVALGGLWSYTVLGWGGIWAWDPVETAILVPWLFLTATLHAVTNYRPGGRYRILAPAMTASVFALAVYTTSVVRSGVFRSIHSFADGGIGASFLVLMGVTTLLGVVLPLAYWMVTEENSGGTVAPESTEGGRLDAWVTRSNLLHLAVLLFGLLTFVSLWGLSFPLLRSAMTGLEVSVESRYYNLWSFPLVLAVLLLLGFYMDYDREGLRRSLAGLAVFGLATLVGAAVAPSETWRLASARPGDAFIYQVIGNASALSVLPPVAYAILGTVKRTGQRIAATTSRDAKLKETGITLIHVGAALLVLSLPFMYLFAGQASVMATGVAAGAVDTSQRDVGTSSYDVRVLGYERTEFPTDPEPGTYALSSSQVLTRGQSLNTSVQTVHGTVTAIREGPQATVVQLDDSQVWIGVAGNGTVGLETGQSVVARGQVMWEFVPTADAIVLAGPETVGPADDPPDAAVPTRVIATGVSLAVYDDTGLVVSGVAGQREYPEQGGLQVRDVLIDRGLFVDTYVIAGVSDGTASMSVKRIPFVTLMRASIAALLLGMLLVIVFDPRHGVRTNSIVGSSDSTAATTRDRQEGVREVSDQ